A stretch of DNA from Puniceicoccaceae bacterium:
CCCCAAATCCAGACAAACTGCCCTTGGTGCTGGGTCTGGATGTGTTTGAAAATTTTGCCAACTACAACGGAGAAGATACGGCCCCCTTTCCGGCTTCTGACGCCGACGAAACCAGTGCCTATGTGTTTTCGCTGAAATACGGATCACTTTCAGGTCCGGGGAGCTGGCAATTTGCCTATGCTTATGCCCATGTCGAAGCCTTTGCCGTCAATGCATCCTACGCACAGGATGACTGGTTTCGTTTTGGCAGCGCCACTCAGACCGACAGCAGCGACTATTCCGGACACGAATTCCGCTTCACTTACAGCATCAACAACAAGGTAAACGTCGTCACCCGCCTATTCCTGGTCGATGCGATCTCCACGATTCAGGACGGAAACCGATTCCGGATTGATCTGAACTGCAAATTTTAAACCGCACCTTAACCCCAAACTGACAACCGCTCCATGAAAAACCTGATTCCCTATATCTGTTTACCCGCCATCGCTTGCAGTCTGCAGGCAAATCCGGAACAAACCCGCACTTACCAGGTCGAACAATCCGTTACCCTTTCAGAAATTCCGCAAGGGGCCGACCACGTCAAGTGGTGGATCGCCGTGCCTGACGACGACCGTTTTCAAGAAGTGCTCGACCTGAGCATCACAGATTCGCCGGGAGGCTGGCGCGTCGTGCGTGAACCCGACCGTGGAAACCGATTCATTCTCGTTGAGGTCGACAATCCAGAAACGGAGCAACTCACCGCCAAATTTGAATTCACCTTGAGGCGCCAACCCGTGAAGATCGACATCGATCCCGCAAAGGCAGGCCCCATCACAGACAGTCACCGGCAGTTATTCGCGGCTGAACTGATCCTTGACGCTCCGCACATGTCCGTGACTCCGGCCATTGCCGAACTGGCCAACAAAGCATGCGGAGACGAGACCAATGTGGCCATTCAGGCCCGTCTGCTGCTCGATGCGGTGGCCGACAACGCCAACCACTACTCAACCGATTCCAGCGTACCCCGTTGCAGTATCGGTGATGCAGGCTCCTGCATGGAAAAAGGTGGAGGCTGCTGCACCGACCTGCACTCTCTGTTTATTGCATTGGCGCGCGCAAAGGGGATTCCCGCAAGACTCCAGATGGGCTATCGACTGCGCGAACAAAATGAAGGCAAAACGGTTGATCCCGGATACCGCTGCTGGGCAGAATACTTCGTGCCTTCGTATGGTTGGGTACCTGCAGACATCGTTGAAGCCGACGATCCAGACGGCCTGGGTCGGGATCGCTGGTTCACCGGTCTCACCGAACGCCGCCTGTGGTTGAATCAGGGTCGGGAATTCCAACTCCCGGGTCGTGACACTTCTGCAAACCGGGTCAGCACCATGGTCATCGGTTTTGCGGAAATCGATGGACAGGCCGTGCGCACGCTTCCAGATGAAGAGGCTGGAATTCCTTCTCAGCTTTCCAGAACCGTGCGTTTTGTTGAAATTGGCTCAATCTGAGCTGAAAGGTTGGCACCGAAATGGGTTGTCACCCTTGCTCCACTTCCGTACCAATCCGAAAGTGGAGCATCCGCAGAAATGGTTCACTTTTGTTGGATTCATTTTCGGATAGTGGAAATGGGACTGGTAAAAGCGGGTTTGAGTGCTTCCATCAATGCCGCAGCACTGTGGTGGCGAACAAGTGCGCTGGCCTGGCTCGCGTAGAGGGACTGATAATCGAAGTTTCCCAGCTCGGCGGCGCGAGTTTTCAGCGGTGCCATCAAATCGCTTTGCGCGGGAAATGGAAGTGCCGGAAGGGGCGACGACTCAAATTCGCGAATCGCTCGATTCTCCCGGAAGCGCGCGAGGCGTCCGGTGAATGCTCTGGAAAGCACAGTGCCCATGGGGCCGCGCGTGTGCAGCATCGCCTTGTGGCTCGGTGAGGCTCCGGATTCGTCACAGGCAAGGAAAGCAGTGCCAATCTGAACAGCATCCGCTCCGAGCGCGAGTGCCGCATTGACACCGCGAAGGTCCGCAATTCCTCCTGCAGCAATCATCGTAATTCGCACACGTTCCTTTACAATCTGAATCAGTGCAAAAGTACCGTGCAAGGAGTCTTCGGCAGGCTTGAGAAAGGACGGGCGATGGCCGCCAGCTTCAAATCCGGTCACCACGACAGCATCCACATGCGCCGCTTCACTGGCCAGTGCCTCCTCAAGCGTCGTTGCCGCCCCCACCGTAACGATGCCCTGTTTCTTGCATTCCTGAAGGATCTCGGCCGAAGGGATTCCGAAGACAAAACTGAAGACCTTGGGTTTCGCGCGAATCAATGCCTCGGCCTGTCGTTCAAAGCGGGATTCAAAACGTCCTGCCCAGCCCGGCATTTCAGCACCCAATTCCCGATAGACTGGAGCCATCGCATCCAGGTGTCGCCGAGAGGTTCCTTCGTCCAGCTGCAGTTGCTCTGCATCGTGATCCGATACCCACAGATTGATCGCGAAGGAACGTTGAGTCAGCTTGCGAATTTCATCGCACAACTCTCCTATGGCGTCTGCTTCGATCATGTGGGCACCAAACGAGCCCAACCCGCCCGCGTTGGAGACGGTTGCAACCAGCTGCGCAGGTCTTCGCGCGTTGCGTCATGACTGTCACGCACCGAAACAAAATAATCCTGTGACGGCGACCCCGGAACCGGACTGCCCGTTTCCTGGATGCGATTCCATGCTTCGATCTCCCATGGCTGCCGGGGGGTTCTTGCGTGATCGGCGATCCAGCGCAGAACCTCGCCATCCCCCGCACCTGCTTCCAGTTGCGCGCGCAGATCCGCATAGTCGACGCCCACAAAGCTCAGAAACTGCTGGTCCATTGGGTTTCGATTCGGTAACCAACTTTCCAAAACGAAACCATCATGGTCCCCGTCCGAAAAACCCAAGTCGACACACCACCCAGTGAATGCCCCTTGACCCAGTGCCTCAGCATCATCGGTGGCGCGTGGACTCCCAATATCATCTGGTATCTCAGTGCCACGCCGCGCCGGTTCAGCGAACTCAAGGGTGACCTGAGAGGCATCTCCGCAAAGTTGCTCACCCAACGCCTTCGCTACCTGGAAGAGCACAAGGTCGTTCACCGAGAGGTGATCCCGAGTTCTCCACCCACTGTGGAATACACCCTAACCGAATTCGGAAAAGAACTGAAACCTGCCATCGAGGCCATCGCTGCGGTCGGGCACAAAATCAAATCATACAAGCAACAGGCTTCAACTGGAAACCCGCCATCGTGATGGCGACGCGGAACCCCAGGATAAGCCCCATTGCATCAACGATTCCCGACTCTCAACGGAACAACAGCACGGGAAACCGACAGGTGCGCACCATCGTCGTTGTTGTGCTTCCAACAATCAGCTGGCGAATCCTGGAGTGTCCATAGGCTCCCATCACGAGCAGCTGGATCGATTCGCTTTGAATGGTTTCCGCAAATACTTTTTCCGGTTCACCCTGCTCCATACGCGCATCGACTTCGTATCCGGCTGACTTCAACGTTTCCGCCGCTTCCAAGAGATCGCTCTGAATCGTGGCACACGGCTTTCCCACCGCCATCAGAATACATTTCAGTCCCTTGAGCAGCGACTGCGATGCCGCATACTTCACCGCCTTTTGCGCACTGGGACCTCCATCAAACGCGATCAGCATCGAGTTCACGGGCTGAAAACTGCGCGCCGCCACCAGCACCGGATGGTGGCAGGAGCGAATAACGCGCTCCAGATTTGCGCCCAGGTGCAACTTCGCAAAATCCGCTGCTTCACCGCGTTTGCCGATCACAACCAGCGACGCCTGCGCTTCCTTGTTTTCGATCATTTCCACCAATGAGCCGTGCCGGGATTCGAACCTAACACCCTCAAATCCCGACTCTGCAAAGTAGGCCTTGGCTTCTTCGAGAATCAAGGCTGCCTTGGCTTGTGCAGCCCGACCGCGTGCTTCGTCAAGCGCCACAAGTTCTTCTCTCAGGCGCTGGCGGGCATTGAGTCCAATGCTGCCACTCAGGTCAACGTGCGGAACCGATTCCTGCCGGGAATCAATGATGTGCAGCACTTCGATGCGTGCGTTCAGACGCGATGCAGCCCAATGGGCATGCCTGTAAACGCTTGAGGCGTAGAGGGAGCCGTCGGTGCATGCCAGAATCTTGGATAGCGTTTCCATGAAAATCAAAAGGGTTCAGGTGAAACTTCAGTGTGCGCCAAGCTCATCGGCGGCACCGGGTTTGTCGTGTTTGGCAATCTTGAGCACAAGCGTTTCACTGGCCTCATTGAGTCCGAACAATTCCACTTCAGTTCCTTCCCTCCGGAACTTCAAGACGATTCGATCCAGCGCATGGATCGCGGAAAGATCCCAGAAGTGGGCTCTGGAAACATCAATGACCACCTTGGAAAGCACTTCGCTAAAATCAAATGCTTCACCGAACGTGCTGGCAGACACAAAAAACAGCTGCCCGTTCACATGATAGGTGCGGCAGGACGCATCGGCATCGAGCACGCTGTCGATTTCCAGCAGACTGGACACCTTGTAAGCAAAAAACAGGGCACTGAGCAGCACACCGACTCCCACACCGAGCGCGAGGTTGTGCGTGAAGACCACCGTAACCACCGTCGATACCATCACCACGCTCGAGGTTCGGTGGTGGATGCGGAGATCGAGGATCGACTGCCAGCTGAAGGTTCCGATGGAGACCATGATCATCACCGCAACCAGTGCTGCCATGGGGATCGCTCCCACCCAATCGCCAAAGGCAACCACCAGAATGATCAATAACACGCCTGCTGCCAGAGACGACAGTCGTCCACGACCGCCCGATTTCACATTGATCACGGATTGACCGATCATTGCGCAGCCCGCCATGCCTCCAAAAAAACCGGCCACAATGTTCGCAATGCCCTGCCCGGCACACTCGCGGTTGCGCTGGCTCGGAGTATCCGTCAGGTCGTCAACAATGGTTTCGGTCATCATCGACTCGAGCAGGCCCACAATAGCCAGTGGGATGGCAGTTGGCAGCAGAATCCATAGGGTTTCCAGGTTCAACGGAATGTCAGGAATCAGAAAGGCAGGTAGTGTCGAGGGGAGTTCCCCCATGTCGGACACCGTTCGCAGCTCCAGTCCTGCAAGCATTGAAAACGCGGTCAGTACCACGATGCACACCAGTGGTGAGGGAACTGAGCGAATAAAGCGCGGCAGTCCATAGATGATCACCAGTCCCGCTGCAACCATCGCATACATCTGCCATCCTTGTCCCTTGAATTCCGGCAACTGAGCGAGGAAGATCAAAATCGCAAGCGCGTTCACAAACCCCGTCACCACCGAGCGGGAGACAAATCGCATCAGGTTGCCCAATTTGAACACACCGGCCAATACCTGCAACACCCCGGTCAGCACCGTCGCTGCCAGCAGATACTGCAGGCCGTGGTCACGGACCAAATCCACCATCAGCAGCGCCATGGCACCCGTTGCAGCGGAGATCATGCCGGGCCGACCACCGCAAATCGCGGTCACCACAGCGATGCAAAAGGAGGCGTAAAGCCCAACCTTGGGATCAACCCCGGCAATGATGGAAAAGGCGATGGCTTCGGGAA
This window harbors:
- a CDS encoding SulP family inorganic anion transporter; the protein is MAGAVVALALIPEAIAFSIIAGVDPKVGLYASFCIAVVTAICGGRPGMISAATGAMALLMVDLVRDHGLQYLLAATVLTGVLQVLAGVFKLGNLMRFVSRSVVTGFVNALAILIFLAQLPEFKGQGWQMYAMVAAGLVIIYGLPRFIRSVPSPLVCIVVLTAFSMLAGLELRTVSDMGELPSTLPAFLIPDIPLNLETLWILLPTAIPLAIVGLLESMMTETIVDDLTDTPSQRNRECAGQGIANIVAGFFGGMAGCAMIGQSVINVKSGGRGRLSSLAAGVLLIILVVAFGDWVGAIPMAALVAVMIMVSIGTFSWQSILDLRIHHRTSSVVMVSTVVTVVFTHNLALGVGVGVLLSALFFAYKVSSLLEIDSVLDADASCRTYHVNGQLFFVSASTFGEAFDFSEVLSKVVIDVSRAHFWDLSAIHALDRIVLKFRREGTEVELFGLNEASETLVLKIAKHDKPGAADELGAH
- a CDS encoding transglutaminase-like domain-containing protein; this encodes MKNLIPYICLPAIACSLQANPEQTRTYQVEQSVTLSEIPQGADHVKWWIAVPDDDRFQEVLDLSITDSPGGWRVVREPDRGNRFILVEVDNPETEQLTAKFEFTLRRQPVKIDIDPAKAGPITDSHRQLFAAELILDAPHMSVTPAIAELANKACGDETNVAIQARLLLDAVADNANHYSTDSSVPRCSIGDAGSCMEKGGGCCTDLHSLFIALARAKGIPARLQMGYRLREQNEGKTVDPGYRCWAEYFVPSYGWVPADIVEADDPDGLGRDRWFTGLTERRLWLNQGREFQLPGRDTSANRVSTMVIGFAEIDGQAVRTLPDEEAGIPSQLSRTVRFVEIGSI
- a CDS encoding universal stress protein, with the protein product METLSKILACTDGSLYASSVYRHAHWAASRLNARIEVLHIIDSRQESVPHVDLSGSIGLNARQRLREELVALDEARGRAAQAKAALILEEAKAYFAESGFEGVRFESRHGSLVEMIENKEAQASLVVIGKRGEAADFAKLHLGANLERVIRSCHHPVLVAARSFQPVNSMLIAFDGGPSAQKAVKYAASQSLLKGLKCILMAVGKPCATIQSDLLEAAETLKSAGYEVDARMEQGEPEKVFAETIQSESIQLLVMGAYGHSRIRQLIVGSTTTTMVRTCRFPVLLFR
- a CDS encoding DUF5069 domain-containing protein, yielding MDQQFLSFVGVDYADLRAQLEAGAGDGEVLRWIADHARTPRQPWEIEAWNRIQETGSPVPGSPSQDYFVSVRDSHDATREDLRSWLQPSPTRAGWARLVPT
- a CDS encoding helix-turn-helix domain-containing protein: MVPVRKTQVDTPPSECPLTQCLSIIGGAWTPNIIWYLSATPRRFSELKGDLRGISAKLLTQRLRYLEEHKVVHREVIPSSPPTVEYTLTEFGKELKPAIEAIAAVGHKIKSYKQQASTGNPPS
- a CDS encoding nitronate monooxygenase, with amino-acid sequence MIEADAIGELCDEIRKLTQRSFAINLWVSDHDAEQLQLDEGTSRRHLDAMAPVYRELGAEMPGWAGRFESRFERQAEALIRAKPKVFSFVFGIPSAEILQECKKQGIVTVGAATTLEEALASEAAHVDAVVVTGFEAGGHRPSFLKPAEDSLHGTFALIQIVKERVRITMIAAGGIADLRGVNAALALGADAVQIGTAFLACDESGASPSHKAMLHTRGPMGTVLSRAFTGRLARFRENRAIREFESSPLPALPFPAQSDLMAPLKTRAAELGNFDYQSLYASQASALVRHHSAAALMEALKPAFTSPISTIRK